The Halostagnicola larsenii XH-48 region GCTCGGCTCTGCGCGATGGACGTCCCAGATCAGATCGGTCAGCAGGTGGACGTAGAGGACAACGCCGACGATGATTCCGAGTCCGATGTTGAATACGAAATGAAGCGGAACGAACAGCCCGATGAGAACGACGTGGCTCAGCAATCGGGACAGAACGCCGACATCGCCCTGATCGAAGATTTGTCCCTGATCGGCGACTGCCGCGACCGGGTTCGCGAGACAGAACCTGACCGCGTCCCAGTTTCCGGTTTTGATTCGAGCGATCAGGAAGTGATCGAGGTCGATAAACACGCCGAGTGCGGTTCCGTAGAGTACGACCGCAACGACTGCGACGACCGACAGATGCGTAAAAGCCGTCGTCCACCACGAAAGCGAGAGAGCGAGAGTAGCGGCGACGAGCGCCGAAACGACGGCGTGATGTTTCGAGTACATGATTCTCAGTTACTCTCTACGATAGCACCGCGATACAAAACGCTCCCGGCGCATCTCAACTACACCGGTGCCTGAATTGCGTTCCTCGCGCACGTCCCCTTCTCGCGTCCGCTCGCTTTCGGACCGTCGATTCTGAGCCGCCGCTTTGCGTGCCGTTCGGACTGGTCGAATCGAGAAATCCAGCGACGAAGAAGGTCCGACCGATCTCGGGCGAGAAGTCAGTTATCCCGCAAAGCCGCTCAGGAGCCACTCGCCGTCCGTATCGTCGTCGTCGGCGATCGAGGGTGCGCTCACGAGCACGAACGCGCTTTCGGTCTCGCCGTTGCGAATCTGTCGGGTCGACTCCGGTGGGATCCACAGCGCGTCGCCCGTCGTCATTTCGACGGGCTCGTCGTCGACGATAACCTCCGCTTCTCCCTCGATGAGGACGTAGACTTCCTCGTGATCGTTCTCGCTGTGATCGTGTGGCTGGCTCTTCCAGTGGGGATCACAGCGGGCGACCGTCACGCCGACCTGCTCGGTCTCCAGGGGATCGCTCAAAAAGTGCATCGCACTCGAGACCTGGTCGACCTCTTCGTAGTTGACCTTCGTGTATGCCATCTCGA contains the following coding sequences:
- a CDS encoding cupin domain-containing protein, with the translated sequence MAYTKVNYEEVDQVSSAMHFLSDPLETEQVGVTVARCDPHWKSQPHDHSENDHEEVYVLIEGEAEVIVDDEPVEMTTGDALWIPPESTRQIRNGETESAFVLVSAPSIADDDDTDGEWLLSGFAG